A genome region from Stenotrophomonas maltophilia includes the following:
- the mscL gene encoding large-conductance mechanosensitive channel protein MscL: MGMLTEFKEFAMRGNVIDLAVGVVIGAAFGKIVTALVEKIIMPPLGYLIGRVDFSSLAWTLSPAHLGPDGKEIPAVVVGYGDFINTVIQFVIVAFAIFIVVKAINRLSRKQEAAPAAPAEEVVLLREIRDSLKK, from the coding sequence ATGGGAATGCTCACCGAGTTCAAGGAATTCGCGATGCGCGGCAACGTCATCGACCTCGCCGTCGGCGTGGTGATCGGCGCGGCCTTCGGCAAGATCGTGACCGCGCTGGTCGAGAAGATCATCATGCCGCCGCTGGGCTACCTGATCGGCCGCGTGGACTTCTCCAGCTTGGCCTGGACGTTGTCGCCGGCTCACCTGGGCCCGGATGGCAAGGAGATTCCGGCCGTGGTGGTTGGCTATGGCGACTTCATCAACACCGTCATCCAGTTCGTGATCGTGGCCTTCGCCATCTTCATCGTGGTCAAGGCGATCAACCGCCTGTCGCGCAAGCAGGAAGCAGCACCGGCCGCCCCGGCCGAGGAAGTGGTGCTGCTGCGCGAGATCCGCGACAGCCTGAAGAAGTAA
- a CDS encoding fumarylacetoacetate hydrolase family protein, with the protein MSDVSDVIPAVALPRVPVAGGGSFPVHRIYCVGRNFADHAREMGAAVPAADDRGRPMFFSKPADAIVVGHDDAIPYPPATANLHHEVELVVAIGSDAPAGELAVADADALVYGYAVGLDLTRRDLQAAAKDKGHPWDAAKGFDASAPISEIVHAEEVGDLAALNLSLEVNGEVRQQALLDQMIWNVPEILHELSKLWQLRAGDLVFMGTPSGVAALKPGDRFSARLENVAERHGVIAG; encoded by the coding sequence ATGTCCGATGTCTCCGATGTGATCCCTGCCGTAGCCCTGCCGCGTGTGCCGGTAGCCGGTGGCGGCAGCTTCCCCGTGCACCGCATCTACTGCGTCGGCCGCAACTTCGCCGACCACGCCCGCGAAATGGGCGCAGCGGTGCCGGCGGCCGATGACCGCGGCCGCCCGATGTTCTTCAGCAAGCCGGCCGATGCGATCGTGGTCGGTCACGACGATGCCATCCCCTACCCGCCGGCGACTGCCAACCTGCACCACGAAGTGGAACTGGTGGTGGCGATCGGCAGCGATGCACCTGCCGGTGAGCTGGCCGTGGCCGATGCCGATGCACTGGTCTACGGCTACGCCGTGGGCCTGGACCTGACCCGCCGCGACCTGCAGGCCGCCGCCAAGGACAAGGGCCACCCGTGGGACGCGGCCAAGGGCTTCGATGCTTCCGCGCCGATCAGCGAAATCGTCCACGCCGAGGAAGTGGGCGACCTGGCCGCGCTGAACCTGTCGCTGGAGGTCAACGGCGAGGTGCGCCAGCAGGCGCTGCTGGACCAGATGATCTGGAATGTGCCGGAGATCCTGCACGAGCTGTCCAAGCTGTGGCAGCTGCGTGCCGGCGACCTGGTGTTCATGGGCACCCCGTCCGGGGTGGCCGCACTGAAGCCCGGCGACCGCTTCAGTGCCCGCCTGGAAAACGTGGCCGAGCGCCACGGCGTGATCGCCGGCTGA